The nucleotide window GGGGGCGATCTTGGCCTATGAACGACCCGGCCTGTCGATCGCCGCTCCGCCCCGGGTGGTGGCGCATGCTCCTGACCTGTGCGGCCTGGGGCCGAATCCGTCCGCTCTGACCAGCCTGTGGAACCTGGAAGGGATTCGGCGTGGTGAGGCCTGCCCGTGAGCCCTGGGCAGGGCGCTCGTGCTAGCCAAGACGTCCGGCAATCGCGAGGACGGCACCGGGGCCGCAGCCAAGGGAAATTGCCCCATCCCCCCTCTGGGGTATAATCTTGTACAAGCTGACAAGCGATGGCATCTGAGGTGGATCGGGAGGCCGAGAATCATGCAAGATTCTCGGCTGGTGGTGTCGGTAGGTCCCGGGTTTGGTAGTTGCCGACGCGCAGTTTCCGCCGCAATGAACTCAGCCACGGGTTCATCGTGACCCAGCCCAAGCCGGGAGAACAAGCCTAGGATGTTGAAGCCACAGCCAACGGACTCCAGAGTGCTGGAAGTCGAGGACCTAGCCACGCGCTTTCATACCCAGGAGGGCACCGTTCACGCCGTGAACGGTGTTTCGTTCTACCTGCGCTCGGGGGAGACCCTGGGACTGGTGGGCGAAAGCGCCTGCGGCAAGACGGTGACCTTGATGTCGCTGTTGCGGTTGATCCCTGAGCCGCCGGGCGAGATCTACCGCGGCACGGCGAACTTCATGGGCAGCGACTTGCTCAAGATGACGCCGGAGGAGATCCGCCACGTCCGCGGGGGCCAGATCGGGGTCGTCTTCCAGGACCCGATGACATCCTTCAACCCGGTGCTGACCATCGGCCGGCAGTTGACCGAGACGCTCGAGGTTCACCTGGGCATGAACAAGACCCAGTCGGCGGACCGCGCGGTTGAGATGCTGGAAATCGTCGGCATTCCCAATGCCCGCCAGCGGCTGGGGGACTACCCCCACCAGTTTTCGGGCGGGATGCGCCAGCGGGTGATGATCGCCATGGCGCTCTCCTGCGCCCCGCAGATCCTGATCGCCGATGAACCGACCACCGCCCTCGACGTCACCATCCAGGCGCAAATCATCGAGCTGGCCAAGCGGCTGCGAGACGATATCGGGATGGCGATTATCTGGATCACACACGATCTAGGGATCATCGCTGGCCTGGCTCAGCGGGTGGCCGTGATGTATGGTGGGCTGATCATCGAGCATGCCCCGGTGAAG belongs to Anaerolineales bacterium and includes:
- a CDS encoding ABC transporter ATP-binding protein; the protein is MLKPQPTDSRVLEVEDLATRFHTQEGTVHAVNGVSFYLRSGETLGLVGESACGKTVTLMSLLRLIPEPPGEIYRGTANFMGSDLLKMTPEEIRHVRGGQIGVVFQDPMTSFNPVLTIGRQLTETLEVHLGMNKTQSADRAVEMLEIVGIPNARQRLGDYPHQFSGGMRQRVMIAMALSCAPQILIADEPTTALDVTIQAQIIELAKRLRDDIGMAIIWITHDLGIIAGLAQRVAVMYGGLIIEHAPVKELYANPLHPYTLGLMGSLPRVDDVTHRRLLSIDGLPPTLYESPKSCPFAPRCKYVVDRCLNENPPLLQVAPEHEAACWVDAKTGKLR